In one window of Acidobacteriota bacterium DNA:
- the rpmB gene encoding 50S ribosomal protein L28, giving the protein MARKCVLTGKGPLAGNRVSHSNKKTRRRQLPNLQSKRIWVEELNRFVRLRVSTRALRTISKKGLMRFLKDEGMTLKDISA; this is encoded by the coding sequence ATGGCTCGTAAGTGTGTTTTGACCGGCAAGGGGCCCTTGGCGGGCAACCGGGTTTCGCACTCCAACAAGAAGACGCGGCGGCGCCAGTTGCCCAACTTGCAGAGCAAGCGCATTTGGGTCGAAGAACTCAACCGTTTCGTGAGGTTGCGTGTCTCCACCCGAGCCCTGCGCACCATCTCCAAAAAGGGCCTGATGCGCTTCCTCAAAGACGAAGGCATGACCCTCAAGGACATCAGCGCCTAG
- a CDS encoding ATP-binding cassette domain-containing protein, with amino-acid sequence MAVLEFDQVCKTYDTPTGGRTVLRQVSFKVAQGQTVSIVGRSGSGKSTLLNLAAGIDAPSSGRILIDGEEISSLGDRRRTLLRRRKVGLVFQFFHLLSHLSVLENVYLPELIAGGRPDQFRRRAAHLLRRVGLEDRGHDNIQKLSGGEMQRVAICRALLRRPRLLLADEPTGNLDDANGEAVMRLMLELVEDEDGTLIYVTHSHSLARMAGQSWHIHSGILEARSDLRTVTETSS; translated from the coding sequence ATGGCGGTACTTGAGTTCGATCAGGTGTGCAAGACTTACGACACCCCCACCGGTGGACGCACCGTGCTGCGCCAGGTCAGCTTCAAGGTCGCTCAGGGCCAGACCGTGTCCATCGTAGGGCGCAGCGGCAGCGGCAAGAGCACCCTGCTCAACCTGGCGGCCGGCATCGATGCCCCGTCCAGCGGACGCATCCTCATCGACGGAGAGGAGATCAGCAGCCTGGGCGACCGCCGCCGCACGCTGCTGCGCCGCCGCAAGGTGGGCCTGGTGTTCCAGTTCTTTCATCTGCTCTCCCACCTGAGCGTGTTGGAGAACGTCTACTTGCCCGAACTGATCGCCGGAGGCCGCCCCGACCAGTTCCGACGCCGCGCCGCTCATCTTCTGCGGCGTGTGGGGCTGGAGGACCGCGGCCACGACAACATTCAAAAGCTGAGCGGAGGCGAGATGCAGCGGGTGGCCATTTGCCGGGCCTTGCTGCGGCGTCCTCGCCTGCTTCTGGCCGACGAGCCCACCGGCAATCTCGACGACGCCAACGGCGAAGCGGTCATGCGGCTGATGCTGGAACTGGTCGAGGACGAAGACGGCACCCTCATCTACGTGACCCACAGCCATTCGCTGGCCCGCATGGCCGGGCAAAGCTGGCATATCCACAGCGGCATTCTGGAGGCCCGCTCCGATCTCCGGACTGTCACCGAAACCTCATCGTGA
- a CDS encoding alkaline phosphatase PhoX, whose amino-acid sequence MAKIGRRGFLKYIGAGASLTLAGWPLASSGCAPARPSRRPGAWTLPDGSPAWETVDYPVPLPGQDPSIPDARRLAEFTVRDELVLPEGFRYDVLAQWGDLLGAEGHRIRFGYNNDYTGLAPVRGSEDEYWLLVNHEYVSFRPYIESWREVYGDDPPQIVLRPREGLEKGRLSVDGWDFPSHRLDLDSARARSMPEKVRRTLAKVAERVLDAQGVSVLRLRRHEDGTFEVLSRASDHRRISAFRRHNASAAVFRFSGPAGKILQAEPRGTMSNCSGGTTPWGTFLTCEENFQQQSQEEITPGGALAAHPTRYLVADPHLTDDEMQDSHPAPLRLKGLGQLLPEPLDGRHYGWVAEIDPATGNLTKHTLLGRFRHENVAVRCRAGEPLAAYMGDDRRGGHVWKYVSREAVEDPSDPSNSRLFESGTLYVARFREDYSGGWIPLLPSTPLRRPQPEHCPSGHMHLPDRPRGGTVKVGPASSAEAEITLQQWVQRVEAFCGKPFQDCTLGDLVEPQSGPEQALGVLLMEAFAMANCIGGTPTARPEDLEVHPADQSVYIAFTDATEGSEGSPDQRIFPDSRRENSRQYGALYRLLEGDGSARSDSEDFRWGRFVSSGEAAEGGGGFAHADNLAIDPEGHLWMVTDISTSVQNFPTRRSEDLTRRGEKYFPGVFGNNAIFFIPTGGPHAARPFCFATGPVECEMAGPTFTSDGRTLILSVQHPGEQSGRNGGRPPERQTYRISSRDGTTFEQTRTVPQGSSFPHGDPSRAPRPAVISITRGE is encoded by the coding sequence ATGGCCAAGATCGGGCGGCGGGGATTTTTGAAATATATCGGGGCCGGGGCCTCGCTCACTCTAGCGGGGTGGCCCCTGGCTTCCTCGGGCTGCGCACCCGCCCGCCCCAGCCGGAGGCCCGGCGCCTGGACGCTCCCCGACGGCAGCCCCGCGTGGGAGACCGTCGACTATCCCGTTCCTCTGCCCGGCCAGGACCCGTCGATTCCCGATGCCCGGCGTCTGGCCGAGTTCACGGTGCGCGACGAACTGGTCCTGCCCGAGGGATTCCGCTATGACGTCCTGGCCCAGTGGGGCGACCTGCTGGGAGCCGAGGGCCACCGCATCCGCTTCGGATACAACAACGACTACACGGGGCTGGCTCCCGTCCGCGGCAGCGAGGACGAATACTGGCTGCTGGTCAATCACGAGTATGTATCGTTTCGCCCTTACATCGAGTCCTGGCGCGAAGTCTACGGAGACGATCCGCCACAGATCGTGCTGCGTCCGCGGGAGGGATTGGAGAAAGGACGCCTCTCGGTGGACGGGTGGGATTTCCCCTCCCACCGCCTCGACCTCGATTCGGCGCGGGCCCGGTCGATGCCCGAGAAGGTGCGCCGGACGCTGGCCAAGGTGGCCGAGCGGGTGCTCGACGCCCAGGGCGTGAGCGTCCTGCGCCTGCGGCGTCATGAGGACGGGACCTTCGAAGTGCTTTCCCGAGCCTCGGACCACCGCCGCATTTCGGCCTTCAGGCGCCACAACGCGTCCGCTGCGGTCTTCCGATTCAGCGGACCGGCTGGGAAGATCCTGCAAGCCGAGCCGCGCGGCACCATGTCGAACTGCTCAGGCGGAACCACGCCCTGGGGAACCTTCCTCACCTGCGAAGAGAACTTCCAGCAGCAGTCGCAGGAAGAGATCACGCCCGGAGGCGCCCTGGCCGCCCATCCCACCAGGTATCTGGTCGCCGACCCCCACCTGACCGACGATGAAATGCAGGACAGCCACCCTGCGCCGCTGCGCCTCAAGGGACTGGGCCAATTGCTGCCGGAGCCCCTCGACGGGCGACACTATGGCTGGGTGGCGGAAATCGACCCGGCCACCGGAAACCTGACCAAGCACACCCTTCTGGGCCGCTTCCGCCACGAAAACGTGGCCGTCCGCTGCCGGGCGGGAGAGCCCCTGGCGGCCTACATGGGCGACGACCGGCGCGGAGGCCACGTGTGGAAGTACGTCAGCCGGGAGGCGGTGGAGGATCCTTCCGATCCCTCCAACAGCCGGCTCTTCGAGTCGGGGACGCTCTATGTGGCCCGCTTCCGGGAAGACTACAGCGGAGGCTGGATTCCGCTGCTGCCTTCCACCCCGCTGCGCCGTCCCCAGCCTGAGCATTGCCCTTCCGGCCACATGCACCTGCCCGACCGTCCCCGCGGGGGCACGGTCAAGGTGGGGCCTGCCTCCAGCGCCGAGGCGGAGATCACGCTCCAGCAGTGGGTCCAGCGCGTGGAAGCCTTCTGCGGCAAGCCTTTTCAAGACTGCACCTTGGGCGACCTGGTCGAACCGCAATCCGGACCCGAACAGGCGCTGGGCGTGCTGCTGATGGAGGCCTTCGCCATGGCCAACTGCATCGGGGGAACCCCGACCGCCCGTCCCGAAGACCTGGAGGTGCATCCCGCCGACCAAAGCGTCTACATCGCCTTCACCGACGCCACCGAAGGCAGCGAGGGATCGCCCGACCAGCGCATCTTCCCCGACTCGCGCCGGGAGAACTCGCGCCAGTACGGCGCCCTCTACCGGTTGCTGGAAGGCGACGGCAGCGCCCGCTCCGATAGCGAGGATTTCCGCTGGGGCCGATTCGTGAGTTCGGGAGAAGCGGCCGAGGGAGGCGGCGGGTTCGCCCACGCCGACAACCTGGCCATCGATCCTGAGGGACATCTGTGGATGGTCACCGACATCAGCACCTCGGTGCAGAACTTCCCCACCCGCCGGAGCGAGGACCTGACGCGCCGCGGAGAAAAGTACTTTCCGGGTGTCTTCGGCAACAACGCCATCTTCTTCATCCCCACCGGCGGACCCCATGCCGCCCGTCCCTTCTGCTTCGCCACCGGGCCCGTGGAGTGCGAAATGGCCGGCCCCACCTTTACTTCCGACGGACGCACCCTCATCCTCTCGGTACAACATCCGGGCGAGCAAAGCGGCCGCAACGGCGGCCGCCCCCCAGAGCGCCAGACCTACCGCATCAGCAGCCGCGACGGCACCACCTTCGAGCAAACCCGCACCGTCCCCCAGGGAAGCAGCTTCCCCCACGGCGACCCCTCCCGCGCCCCCCGCCCCGCCGTAATCTCCATCACCCGCGGGGAGTAA
- a CDS encoding ABC transporter permease: MISYFRRTLAAHFRQGRSLYLLTVLGVALGVGAVLSIQIINRSAVGAFRGSIEAISSAADLSVRCKAGDFDEALLARVLADPQVALAWPLYRLDVRVEQDDPFYLELYGFDLAGPLPLPAFQAARQAADEGGDLGPSDFLTRPGLVAVTSELAQRQGWGPGSRFAVSSGTRRVELEVGLLLPVERYSPRAGSKLAVMDIAQVQGLLGSPGRIHQIDLMLRRHQDGIPQVDLQAVSDRLSSVLGPGFEVVTLDEQEEEARGLLSAFRLNLTALSMISLLVGLFLIYAATQASLLRRRAEFGLLRALGASRVQVVALILAEAALLGALGTLLGLPVGYYVALANIDLVSATLTNIYLLSEIESLVFPFWFYLLAAAIGIGGAFLGALLPALDVSRRHPRGLLTSVSLRERAAGFARPMALAGLLIVTATLAWWWLAGHNYKPAGFLLALAILCGVPLTAPLAVEKLFRLLPLRGFGFDYSLRTLSLQLHKTATAVAALSIAVSMLIGITLMIGSFRQTVQVWMAGTVQADIYVTTPSWRSGSFEAVMRPRLVEELRSLPQVSHIDRLRSRRVAVGGREIPLSGVDLALPDGDRRFPLQQGDRRSAFRQARQGGVLISEPLSRRMGLGVGDRLEIPLAGGAQHLRVAGVYYDYASERGAAVVDWDTFTGFFGDGPPSNLALYLRPGVQAEELAEQLKQRYSQDPLSFTSNRRLRQTALQIFDQTFAVVRILQVMSLLIAVCGITLTLLILAREGVSELALYRALGASRRQIFGVYLGKGAGMGLLGLALGALGGAALAAVLIFVINRDYFGWTIQVYWPWAALAQQTASILIAALAAAVYPALRASRTPATELNRDEM, encoded by the coding sequence GTGATCAGCTATTTTCGCAGAACGCTGGCCGCCCATTTCCGTCAGGGACGCAGTCTCTACCTGCTGACCGTGCTGGGGGTGGCCCTGGGGGTGGGAGCGGTGCTCTCCATCCAGATCATCAACCGCAGCGCCGTCGGAGCCTTTCGCGGGAGCATCGAAGCTATCTCCAGCGCCGCCGATCTGAGCGTCCGCTGCAAGGCCGGAGACTTCGATGAAGCCCTGCTGGCCCGTGTCTTGGCCGATCCACAAGTGGCCTTGGCCTGGCCCCTCTACCGGCTCGACGTGCGGGTCGAGCAGGACGATCCTTTCTACCTCGAGCTCTACGGATTCGACTTGGCCGGCCCGCTGCCGCTGCCCGCCTTCCAGGCCGCCCGTCAGGCGGCGGACGAAGGAGGAGACCTTGGACCCAGCGATTTCCTCACCCGGCCCGGACTGGTCGCCGTAACCAGCGAACTGGCCCAGCGGCAAGGCTGGGGGCCGGGCAGCCGCTTCGCCGTCTCCAGCGGCACCCGCCGGGTCGAGCTCGAGGTCGGACTGCTGCTGCCCGTTGAACGCTACTCCCCCCGGGCCGGCAGCAAGCTGGCGGTCATGGACATCGCCCAGGTGCAAGGACTGCTGGGGAGTCCCGGACGCATTCACCAGATCGACCTGATGCTGCGGCGGCATCAGGACGGCATCCCGCAAGTCGACCTGCAAGCCGTCTCCGACCGGCTGTCCAGCGTCCTGGGCCCGGGATTCGAGGTGGTGACGCTCGATGAGCAGGAAGAGGAAGCCCGCGGGCTCCTTTCGGCCTTCCGCCTCAACCTCACGGCGCTGAGCATGATCAGCCTGCTGGTGGGACTCTTCCTCATTTACGCCGCCACCCAGGCTTCCCTGCTGCGCCGCCGGGCCGAGTTCGGACTGCTGCGCGCGCTGGGAGCCAGCCGCGTTCAGGTGGTGGCGCTGATCCTGGCCGAGGCAGCCTTGCTGGGCGCCCTGGGGACACTGCTGGGACTACCCGTCGGATACTACGTGGCCCTGGCCAACATCGACCTGGTCAGCGCCACTTTGACCAACATCTACCTGCTCTCCGAGATCGAATCGCTGGTCTTCCCCTTCTGGTTCTATCTGCTGGCCGCCGCCATCGGCATCGGCGGAGCCTTTTTGGGGGCGCTCTTGCCGGCCCTCGACGTCTCGCGTCGCCACCCTCGCGGACTGCTCACCTCGGTGAGCCTGCGCGAGCGGGCGGCCGGATTCGCGCGTCCCATGGCGCTGGCCGGACTCCTCATCGTGACGGCCACTCTGGCCTGGTGGTGGCTGGCAGGACACAACTACAAGCCCGCCGGCTTCCTGCTGGCCCTGGCCATTCTCTGCGGCGTCCCGCTGACGGCGCCCCTGGCGGTTGAAAAGCTCTTCCGGCTCCTGCCACTGCGAGGATTCGGGTTCGATTACTCGCTGCGCACCCTCTCGTTGCAGCTTCACAAGACCGCCACCGCCGTGGCCGCCCTCTCCATCGCCGTCTCCATGCTCATCGGCATCACGCTCATGATCGGCAGCTTCCGCCAGACCGTGCAGGTGTGGATGGCCGGGACCGTGCAGGCCGACATCTACGTCACCACGCCTTCCTGGCGCTCGGGCAGCTTCGAAGCGGTGATGCGTCCGCGTCTGGTGGAAGAACTGCGCAGCCTTCCCCAGGTTTCCCACATCGACAGGCTGCGCAGCCGCCGCGTGGCGGTGGGCGGACGGGAGATCCCTCTCTCGGGAGTCGACCTGGCCCTGCCCGACGGCGACCGACGCTTTCCTCTTCAACAGGGAGACCGCCGCAGCGCCTTCCGGCAAGCCCGCCAGGGCGGAGTGCTCATCTCCGAGCCGCTCTCCCGCCGCATGGGCCTGGGCGTGGGCGACCGGCTGGAAATCCCGCTTGCGGGAGGCGCCCAGCACCTTCGGGTGGCCGGCGTCTACTACGATTACGCCTCTGAGCGGGGCGCGGCGGTGGTGGATTGGGATACTTTCACAGGCTTCTTCGGCGACGGCCCTCCCAGCAATCTCGCTCTCTACCTGCGGCCCGGCGTCCAGGCCGAGGAACTGGCCGAGCAACTCAAGCAGCGCTACTCCCAGGACCCACTCAGCTTCACCAGCAATCGCCGCTTGCGCCAGACGGCTCTGCAGATCTTCGACCAGACATTTGCCGTGGTGCGCATCCTGCAAGTCATGAGCTTGCTCATCGCAGTCTGCGGAATCACCCTGACCCTGCTGATCCTGGCCCGCGAAGGCGTTTCCGAACTGGCGCTGTACCGCGCTCTGGGCGCATCGCGGCGTCAGATCTTCGGGGTCTATCTGGGCAAGGGGGCCGGCATGGGATTGCTGGGACTGGCTCTGGGGGCGCTGGGCGGTGCGGCCCTGGCGGCCGTCCTCATCTTCGTCATCAACCGCGACTACTTCGGATGGACCATCCAGGTCTACTGGCCCTGGGCAGCTCTGGCCCAACAGACGGCCAGCATCCTGATAGCCGCCCTGGCGGCCGCCGTTTATCCCGCCTTGCGCGCCAGCCGCACCCCCGCAACGGAGCTCAACCGCGATGAAATGTAA
- a CDS encoding ATPase domain-containing protein, whose product MKALMEQSAGVFRGRDLARRQKASRIERLSSELPHLDELLGGGFPRGAMVELIGGPSSGRSTLALRVLARAAAQDELTAYVDAFDALDPLAAQACGVDLEKLLWVRCASAAASRSMARAFKAADMVARGGGFGALVLDLDRPSAPPGESGLTAPCKTFFRLQKAVERTPLLMLVLNRRGLAGSAASLALSLRRASTDWGLEAGAPHPCVLRGAVDEIEVMKGRSYGSTTLHCGLCDAS is encoded by the coding sequence ATGAAGGCATTGATGGAGCAGAGCGCAGGGGTGTTCAGGGGCCGCGATCTGGCGCGTCGCCAGAAGGCTTCCCGCATCGAACGCCTGAGCAGCGAATTGCCCCATCTGGATGAACTGCTGGGAGGAGGATTTCCGCGCGGAGCCATGGTGGAGTTGATTGGCGGCCCTTCCAGCGGGCGCAGCACGTTGGCTCTGCGGGTGCTGGCTCGGGCCGCCGCGCAGGATGAGCTGACAGCTTACGTGGACGCCTTTGACGCCCTGGATCCGCTGGCCGCTCAGGCCTGCGGAGTGGACCTGGAGAAGCTGTTGTGGGTGCGCTGCGCTTCGGCGGCCGCCTCCCGCTCTATGGCCCGCGCCTTCAAGGCGGCCGACATGGTGGCGCGGGGAGGCGGCTTCGGGGCCCTGGTGTTGGACTTGGACCGTCCTTCGGCGCCGCCCGGCGAAAGCGGACTGACGGCTCCCTGCAAGACCTTTTTCCGCCTCCAGAAGGCGGTGGAGCGGACGCCTTTGCTGATGCTGGTGCTCAACCGCCGCGGCTTGGCGGGCAGTGCCGCCTCGCTGGCCCTTTCGCTGCGCCGCGCGTCCACCGATTGGGGATTGGAAGCCGGCGCTCCTCACCCCTGTGTCCTGCGCGGCGCCGTTGATGAAATCGAAGTGATGAAAGGAAGATCTTATGGCAGCACTACGCTACATTGCGGTCTTTGCGACGCCTCCTGA
- a CDS encoding amidase, which yields MAYFAGAGLTGTLLPGSLWTALQESEEPKVTTAMLAQAEALSGLQFSEEERQMMVEDLNDTLADYQRLRQVELPNSVPPALHFDPRLPGMRFDQSRRPLRQSTGTARPMPSDREEIAFWPVTDLGRLIRRGEITSLQLTQLYLERLKRFDAKLQCVITLTEELALRQARRADEELSRGVDRGPLHGIPWGAKDLLATKGYPTTWGAMPFKDQVIDEDATVVRRLEEAGAVLVAKLTLGALAWGDVWYGGTTKNPWNLEQGSSGSSAGPAAATAAGLVGFAIGSETWGSIVSPATRCGVTGLRPTFGRISRHGAMALSWSMDKLGPMARSVEDCALVLDAVMGPDGQDPMASDLPFNWDASADLGTVRVGYLKSDFESGRGSEAMKANDQKTLQVLRELGIDLVPMELPDFPVGALSFILNTEAAAAFDSLTRSNRDDLMVRQERRAWPNAFRGSRFVPAVEYIQANRARTLLMGLMDEALSDLDVYVSPSFSGNLLLTNLTGHPGIALPNGFTEEGSPTSITFCSRLYAEDKLCLIAKAYQDATDHHLKHPELA from the coding sequence ATGGCTTATTTCGCGGGCGCCGGGCTGACGGGCACCCTCCTTCCCGGATCTTTGTGGACCGCCCTGCAGGAATCTGAGGAACCCAAGGTCACCACCGCCATGTTGGCCCAGGCCGAGGCTCTGTCGGGTCTGCAGTTCAGCGAAGAGGAGCGCCAGATGATGGTGGAGGACCTCAACGACACCCTGGCCGACTATCAGCGCCTGCGTCAGGTCGAGCTGCCCAACTCGGTTCCTCCCGCGCTGCATTTCGACCCGCGGCTGCCCGGCATGCGTTTCGACCAGAGCCGGCGGCCTCTGCGGCAATCGACCGGCACCGCCCGGCCCATGCCCTCCGACCGGGAAGAGATCGCCTTCTGGCCCGTCACCGACTTGGGCCGCCTCATCCGCCGGGGGGAAATCACTTCGCTGCAACTGACCCAACTCTACCTGGAGCGTCTCAAGCGTTTCGATGCCAAGCTGCAGTGCGTCATCACGCTCACCGAAGAGCTGGCGCTGCGCCAGGCCCGGCGGGCCGACGAAGAGTTGAGCCGGGGAGTCGACCGGGGACCCTTGCACGGCATTCCCTGGGGAGCCAAGGATCTGCTCGCCACCAAGGGATACCCCACAACCTGGGGCGCCATGCCCTTCAAGGACCAGGTCATCGACGAGGACGCCACGGTAGTGCGGCGCCTGGAAGAGGCCGGCGCCGTGCTGGTGGCCAAGCTGACACTGGGAGCCCTGGCCTGGGGCGACGTCTGGTACGGAGGCACGACCAAGAATCCCTGGAACCTGGAACAGGGCTCCTCGGGCTCTTCGGCGGGGCCCGCCGCGGCCACCGCCGCCGGCCTGGTGGGATTCGCCATCGGCAGCGAGACCTGGGGATCGATCGTTTCTCCCGCGACCCGCTGCGGCGTCACCGGACTGCGTCCCACCTTCGGACGCATCAGCCGTCACGGCGCCATGGCCTTGAGCTGGAGCATGGACAAGCTGGGGCCCATGGCCCGCAGCGTGGAAGACTGCGCCCTGGTGCTGGACGCCGTTATGGGTCCCGACGGACAGGACCCCATGGCCTCGGACCTGCCCTTCAACTGGGACGCTTCGGCCGACCTGGGGACGGTGCGTGTCGGCTACCTGAAGAGCGATTTCGAGAGCGGACGCGGAAGCGAGGCCATGAAGGCCAACGACCAGAAGACCTTGCAGGTGCTTCGCGAACTGGGAATCGACCTCGTTCCCATGGAGCTGCCCGACTTCCCGGTGGGAGCGCTCAGCTTCATCCTCAACACCGAAGCGGCGGCCGCCTTCGACAGCCTGACCCGCTCCAACCGCGACGACCTGATGGTGCGCCAGGAGCGCCGGGCCTGGCCCAACGCTTTCCGCGGGTCGCGCTTCGTTCCGGCGGTGGAATACATCCAGGCCAACCGGGCCCGTACGCTATTGATGGGACTGATGGACGAGGCCCTGAGCGACCTCGACGTCTACGTGTCGCCCTCCTTCTCGGGCAATCTGCTGCTCACCAACCTGACCGGCCACCCGGGAATCGCCCTCCCCAACGGCTTCACCGAAGAGGGCTCCCCCACCAGCATCACCTTCTGCTCCCGCCTCTACGCCGAAGACAAGCTCTGCCTGATCGCCAAAGCCTACCAAGACGCCACCGACCATCACCTCAAGCACCCCGAACTGGCCTGA
- a CDS encoding RNA-binding domain-containing protein, translating into MDWVDILERIESGEDDRTEFKRGLGDLKATGRTLAAFANSRGGVVIFGVDDTCEIVGVKEDPEKVAERLTAFLTTGLSAPVQARLQRHEAPHGWVHWVEVPSQRGFEPLRHEGRVYVRRGRSSVEPSPSELQDLYNLFGYILTEERAIEAAGVNQIDISAFRKYLARLGLDLNDDPQPSLEEDLLNRGVVARAGDRLAATLYGILAFGREPQYYPQTSNFWVECVAYAGTDRSGEVLQVGQAQGRIDEQVERALGWLRSLGKKEHYKGIYREDRPLLPVKAAREALVNAVVHRDYAITGSKILFESFDDRIVVTSPGSLPNTMTPSSVRAGGHPRSRNELLANFMLTMGFMEQRGRGWPVLRRAMMEHNGTEPDLQADRDARFVRVTFWLDPPTDD; encoded by the coding sequence ATGGACTGGGTGGATATTCTCGAGCGAATAGAGAGCGGAGAAGACGATCGGACCGAGTTCAAGCGTGGGCTAGGCGATTTGAAAGCGACTGGACGCACCTTGGCCGCTTTTGCCAATAGCAGGGGCGGTGTTGTCATATTTGGCGTTGACGATACTTGCGAAATTGTCGGAGTCAAGGAAGATCCGGAGAAGGTCGCGGAGCGGCTCACAGCGTTTCTGACCACAGGTCTCAGCGCTCCCGTTCAGGCACGCCTGCAACGCCATGAGGCTCCCCATGGGTGGGTGCATTGGGTTGAAGTGCCCAGCCAACGCGGCTTCGAACCCCTGAGGCATGAGGGACGGGTCTATGTGAGGAGAGGCCGCTCCAGTGTCGAGCCCTCTCCAAGCGAACTTCAGGATTTGTACAACCTCTTCGGCTACATCTTGACCGAGGAGCGTGCCATAGAGGCTGCCGGCGTCAATCAGATCGACATTTCAGCTTTTCGAAAGTACCTGGCAAGATTGGGATTGGATCTCAATGATGACCCTCAACCTTCTTTGGAGGAGGATCTTCTCAACCGAGGCGTAGTTGCCCGAGCAGGAGACCGATTGGCGGCTACGCTGTACGGGATCTTGGCCTTTGGAAGAGAGCCGCAATATTACCCTCAGACCTCGAATTTTTGGGTCGAGTGCGTAGCCTACGCCGGTACGGACCGCTCCGGAGAGGTTTTGCAGGTGGGCCAGGCCCAGGGCCGGATCGATGAGCAGGTGGAGCGGGCTCTCGGTTGGCTCCGGTCACTCGGGAAGAAAGAGCACTACAAAGGGATCTATCGTGAAGATAGACCACTACTGCCTGTCAAGGCCGCTCGTGAGGCCCTGGTCAATGCCGTGGTTCATCGCGACTACGCGATTACGGGCAGCAAGATTCTATTCGAGTCGTTCGATGACCGGATCGTCGTTACCAGCCCAGGCTCACTCCCCAATACCATGACTCCTTCCAGCGTTCGCGCCGGCGGGCATCCACGCTCGCGCAACGAGTTGCTCGCCAACTTCATGCTGACCATGGGATTCATGGAGCAGCGCGGCAGAGGTTGGCCCGTCTTGCGCCGCGCCATGATGGAGCACAACGGCACCGAACCCGACCTCCAAGCAGACCGCGACGCCCGCTTCGTACGCGTAACCTTCTGGCTCGATCCCCCAACGGATGATTAA
- a CDS encoding lipocalin-like domain-containing protein, whose product MKCKTAMLSATLLVALPLASAPEFRQAAPDYSWAFPQDHWAHHDYRIEWWYFTGHLKEQGADDFRFGYQFTFYRIGLSSQQPRFDSRWATRSLIMGHAALTDLRSGEHLFSELLYRTTPFLGGFSSYPDPLLAWSRAPAGTDARWELRFNGQAFDFSARDDAKGIAFDLSTRPAKPLVLQGPNGYSSKGPGPGSASLYYTFPRLDTSGTVELRGRPYQVIGQSWMDKEFSTSVLSPQQVGWDWFSLQFQDGSELMLFQLRRRDGSPDHGRATFIDAQSRPRFLELDEWTLTPSESWTSPQSQAPYPVAWTLSIPSLNLDLRIRSLLEDQENRSSLVTDLNYYEGAVQITSPSGAPLGRGFAELTGYGPNSRPPI is encoded by the coding sequence ATGAAATGTAAGACCGCCATGCTGTCGGCAACCTTGCTTGTGGCCCTTCCGCTGGCCTCGGCGCCCGAGTTCCGCCAGGCCGCGCCCGACTACTCCTGGGCCTTCCCTCAAGACCACTGGGCCCATCACGACTACCGCATCGAGTGGTGGTATTTCACGGGTCATCTCAAAGAGCAGGGCGCGGATGACTTTCGCTTCGGCTACCAGTTCACCTTCTATCGCATCGGACTTTCTTCCCAGCAGCCCCGGTTCGACTCCCGGTGGGCCACCCGCTCGCTCATCATGGGACACGCCGCCCTGACCGACCTGCGGAGCGGGGAGCATCTCTTCAGCGAACTTCTCTACCGCACCACGCCCTTCCTCGGGGGCTTCTCTTCCTACCCCGATCCCTTGCTGGCCTGGAGCCGCGCCCCCGCCGGGACCGACGCACGCTGGGAATTGCGCTTCAACGGCCAGGCCTTCGATTTCTCCGCCCGCGACGATGCCAAAGGCATCGCTTTCGATCTCTCTACACGTCCGGCCAAGCCGCTGGTTTTGCAAGGCCCCAACGGGTACTCCTCCAAGGGTCCAGGACCCGGCTCGGCCAGCCTCTATTACACCTTTCCCCGCCTCGACACGTCGGGGACGGTCGAGTTGCGGGGACGCCCCTACCAGGTCATCGGCCAGAGCTGGATGGACAAAGAGTTCTCCACCTCGGTGCTCTCCCCCCAGCAGGTCGGGTGGGACTGGTTCAGCCTGCAATTCCAGGACGGCAGCGAACTGATGCTTTTTCAACTGCGCCGCCGAGACGGTTCCCCCGACCACGGCCGCGCCACCTTCATCGACGCCCAGTCCCGCCCACGCTTCCTCGAACTGGATGAGTGGACGCTGACGCCCAGCGAGTCCTGGACCTCCCCCCAAAGCCAGGCCCCCTATCCCGTGGCCTGGACCCTCAGCATCCCTTCCCTCAACCTCGATCTGCGTATCCGCTCCCTGCTCGAGGACCAGGAAAACCGCTCGTCTCTGGTCACCGACCTCAACTACTACGAAGGGGCCGTCCAGATCACTTCTCCCTCCGGCGCCCCCCTGGGCCGGGGCTTCGCCGAACTCACCGGCTACGGCCCCAACAGCCGTCCTCCGATTTGA